The Ignavibacteriota bacterium region ACGATCCGGATGCTCCGGACGCCCGAGCGTTTCCTTGGCATCCTGTCGGACGGGCTGGGGAACGGTATCCGGGCGAGTGTCGCCTCCACGCTGATCGTCGAGATCCTCACCCGCATGCTTGCGGCGCGCCTTCCTCTGGAGGAGTGCGTGGAAGCCATCGCAGCCACGCTCCCCCGGCAGTCGACCTCGAACGAGGCCTACGCCACATTCCTGGTGATCGATATCGACAGGGAGTCCGGCGACACCGTCATCACCAATTGCGGTAACCCGCCGATCCTCCATTTCTCCAGAAGTTCGGTGCAACAGGACGCAGGAGAGAACCTGCAGATTGGCGCGTTGACCATCACGCGTCAGGCATTCACGATGGGACCCGACTGCCTTCTCATCGGCATGAGCGACGGGATCATCGGCGCGGGTCCCGGAACGCACCACAATGCGGCATGGGATCGTGCGGCGCTTGGAAAGCGCATCACCAGCAGCCTGCTGCTCCGGAAGAGCGATGCCAAGGCGATCGCGCGGGATCTGGCAACCGAGACCGTGCGGCAATACAGGGAAGAGCCGGGCGACGACTGCTCACTCCTCGTGGTGCGCACACGCCGGGGCCGCCACGTCACCCTTTTCACCGGGCCACCGGTGGATGCGGCCACCGACGACCAGCATGCGGCGTTCTTCATGAACCAACCCGGACGGAAGATCATCTGCGGCGGGACCACGGCATCGATCGTGGCGATGTATCTCGGTGCTCCCGCGAGGCCCATACTGCATTCAGAGCACGACGATCTTCCCCCGGTGAGCCGCATCGAGGGCGTGGACCTGACAACGGAAGGGATACTCACGCTGCTCCGCCTCACCGAATATCTTGCACAGGCCACAGCGGAGGGCGGCGGACTGCCGGAGACGGTCAGCGGCGCGGCGCAGATCGCCCAGGAACTCCTCGCAGCCGACAGCGTCCTGTTCATGGTGGGCCTGGCAGAGAACTCCGCCTATGCATCGCTCCACATCCCGTCCTCATCCCTTCTGCGCAAGAGCGCCATCCGCCAGCTCACGGACATCCTGCAGCGCAAAGGGAAGGAAGTGCGGACGGTGACCTGCTAACGGGATCCTGCTGTGTTTGAATGCAGGGGATCCGTTCACTATATTGCATGATCAGCCGGTATACCCATCAGCGCCCCACTCCGCGCACCAGGCACTGGCTTCAACGGGATGCGGCGCCGCACCATGACACCACGATCCGTGGCCATTGCGCTGTGTACCTCCCCGCTCGGGTGATCCTGTTTACGCCCGGATCAACGTATCGTCTTCGTATCAAGGAGGATCTGTGAGGTCAGGCTACCGCTTCTCCCTCGTTGTTCTTGCTCTCTCTCTGCCACTGCTCGCATCCGCCCAGGAGGAGCGGCGGATCGACGAAGCCCGGTCGCGCGCCACCGCTGCCCCGGCAGGGCCGCAGCAGGAACTCCCCGCCGGCGCTCCCGGCCAGGGCTGGTTCGTCATTACGCCTGACAACGAGGGCCGGATGGCATTCGACCCGGCACTCGCCTACTCCCTGCAGCGCGCGCTGGACAGCGCCCGCACTCTGCAGAGTTCAAGCGTGAAAGGCGTATCGGCGGCGGTCCTGGTCCCGGGACAAGGTGTCTGGCAGGGCGTATCCGGCATCTCCTCGCTGAACCCGACCATCGCCATCAACCCTTCGATGATGTTCGGCATCGCGAGCAACAGCAAGGCGTTCATCAGCACGACGGTACTCAGCCTTGTGGACGAGGGCAAGATCGGCCTCGACGAACCGCTGAGCACCTACCTCCCGACCATGAACAACATCACGATGTCCGTGACGATCCGGCAGCTGCTGAACATGACCTCGGGACTGTTCGATTATCTGAACGATGGGAGTGCCCAGGGCCAGGCGGTCTCCGCCGACCCCACACGATACTGGTCGCCCGAAGAGATCATCGCGAACTTCGTTGGTCCGCGCAAGGCCCTTCCGGGCGGCCCCTACAGCTACTGCAACACGAACTACATCCTGCTGGGGATGGTCATCAAGGCCGTCACCGGGAACTCCGTCGCCTCGCAGATCCGCCAACGCATCCTCACACCGCTCGCCCTCGACGATACCTATCTCGAGGTCGATGAATCGCACACCGAGCCGATCGCACATCCCTGGAGCAGCGGGGCCGACTTCATGTCGGTGCCCGTCACCGCACACTTCAGCACACTGTGGACCGCCGGCGGGATCATCTCAACCTCCGGAGACATGGCACGCTGGGTGAAGGGGCTCCATGAAGGTGCAGTGATATCGCCTTCATCATTGACACAATTGACAGGGTTCATCCCGACGACCACCGCGCCTGCCACAGGGTTCGGATGGTATGGCTACGGGCTGGGGATACGACAGGGTGCCTACTATACGCAGCCGGTGCGGGGACACACCGGGTCTATCATGGGGTACATTTCGATCACGGGATATCTGCCGCGGACGGGCGCGAGCATCGTTGTGCTCTTCAATGCGTCGGAGGCTACGACCACCTCTGCGATCTCCGCGCTCATCGATGCCTATCTGCGCGGCGCGACCGTCGGGGGTGCACAGCCGGGAGTCTGTTACATGCTTGGCGGAACTTCAGACAGCTCGCGGGTGTATCTCGCAGACACGGCGGCAGCCACTCTCGCCCTCCGTGGCCCGGCACACTACGGATCGCTCATCGGGGCCCGGGTCCATCCGAAGACCGGTATGATCTGGGGCGTTGCCTCCGCCCTTGGCTGGGAGCTTGTGCAGATCGACGGCGAGACGGGACAGGCGTTTCCGCGGAAGCGCATCACGTTCCCGGCAGGCGCGCCGTCGGATTTCAAGGGGCTGGAATTCTCACCGGACGGGGCATTGTATCTTGCAGCTGCCGATGGGCGCATATACGCCATCAACACGACAACCGGCGCTGCGAGCCTCGCCCTGACAACAAAGATCGCCATATCCGGACTCGCCTTCGAGCCGTTGACAGGCGCGCTCTGGGCATCACCCAGGATCAGTCCCACGTTGCGCGACCGCATCTACCGCATCGATCTGGTAACGGGCGACACGATCGGGGTTGGCAACACCGGATTCAATCAACCTATCGTTGACCTGGCATTTGATGGCGCGGGATCCCTCTTCGGCCTCGTCGGCAATCCTTCAAGCGCTCTGAAGTATCGCCTCGCCCGGCTCGATAAAGAGACAGCCGTGGGGCGAGAGATCGGCTCGCTTGGCCTTGCAGGGATCATGTCCCTTGCATTCTCACCCGCAACACCGACCGCAGTGCAGGGGCAGTCATCAAGCACCACGCCCTCAGAGTTGCTGCTCGAGCAGAACTACCCCAACCCGTTCAACCCGTCGACGAAGATCGCATTCACCATCCCCGGTCCGCATGTGGCACACGTGAAGCTTGCGGTGTTCGACATGCTCGGGAAAGAAGTGGCGCTCCTGGCCGACGAACAACTCACGCCGGGAACATACAGCCGACTCTTCGACGCCACGGGGCTTGCTTCGGGTGTGTACGTCTATCGTCTTCAGGTCACCGGGAGCGGCAGCGCGGGTGCCTCCTTGACCAAAACGCAGAAGGCGTTGCTCCTCCGTTGAGAGGGCGCAACGCCTTCGGTTCCTTTCATCGCTCGCCGGACGGCCACTATCCTCCGAACTGACGGAGATGGTGGTCGAGGTGTTTCCACATCTGGAGCGCCCACTCGTCGGTGGTCATCGGCCCGAAAAATGGATGCGGAGCCTTCGTCACGGCCTGAGGCCCACCGGCCGCGAACCGGTCGATGAGCCCACGCAGCCTTTTCCGCTCCGACTCGAAATTCCTCTCATCCGCGATACGCAGGTCCGGCGACGTGGGATTCCCCTGACGCATCGGGGCAGCCAGGGCCCTGGGTTTGATGAAACGCCCGAGCAGTCGGCCGATCAGCACGCGCGGGGGCGTGTGGTCGCCCAGCGACATCTCCATGGTGGCGGCCATGTGCGCGAGAGCCTGCGCGACATTCATCTTCCCCCATTGAGCGTGCGCATCAGGCCGGAGCCGCTCAAGCCGGACCCGGATCCCGTCCACAGCCGGTGGATCGAACAGGGTATCGAAACGGGTTTCCACTGCGTGCGCCCCCCTAGCCGTTGATGTCAAACGTGAATGTGTAGTAGTGCTTCTTCTCGACGATGTCGATGATCAGCCCCCCCGTCAGGCCCGTCAGCTCGTCCGTACCCGAATCAGGAACGACGGTGATCGCCATCGCCTGTGCGCCGCGGTTCATCGTCGCGGAATGCTGAAGCACGAAGGACCCCTTCTTTCCCTGCAAGGCCCCTGACACGCGTTCCATCGCAACGTAGCCGGCCGAGCCCTTCACCGACGACATCGCGCTCAACATTTCACCCTTGCTGGTCGCTTCAAGGTCGCCATGGAACTGCTTGTCGATGGACATGCGTCCAAGTCCGGGCAGTTCCTGAGCGAACACCAGACTTTGTGGTGCCAACGCGACCTCGAATGTTCCCTTCACCGTTTGTGACATGATCCCCCTTTTGAATGGTATCGTGAGTAGAGAGAATGCGTGCAGCAGCCTGCCCATGGACCGGAGGAGGTCCTCCCGGTGTCGGGCATCAGCCCGGTATCTCCGGTTCGATCAATTGCTTGAGCAATAAGATAGATTCCTGCCAGCCAAGATAACACATTTCGACAGGAATAACCTCGGGATCCCTTCCTGGGTCACGTTCAGTTCGGTACCACACGAGACCTTGTTCAGGAGCACCGTCGTCTTCATCGTGCCCGGAAGCTTCGGGTCGTCGAATGCATCCGTATACACGAGCTTTTCGCCGGGGACCATCTCAACGAACTTGCCGCCGAAGGAATGTGAGTTCCCGGAAGAGAAATTCGTGAACGACATCTTGTATGCTCCTCCGACACGGGCATCCATGGAATGCATCCTTCCCGTGAAGCCATGGGGCGGCAGCCATTTGCACATCGCATCGGGGTCAATGAACGCCCTGT contains the following coding sequences:
- a CDS encoding serine/threonine-protein phosphatase; its protein translation is MSLFIESESWSVPRHGQEVCGDTIRMLRTPERFLGILSDGLGNGIRASVASTLIVEILTRMLAARLPLEECVEAIAATLPRQSTSNEAYATFLVIDIDRESGDTVITNCGNPPILHFSRSSVQQDAGENLQIGALTITRQAFTMGPDCLLIGMSDGIIGAGPGTHHNAAWDRAALGKRITSSLLLRKSDAKAIARDLATETVRQYREEPGDDCSLLVVRTRRGRHVTLFTGPPVDAATDDQHAAFFMNQPGRKIICGGTTASIVAMYLGAPARPILHSEHDDLPPVSRIEGVDLTTEGILTLLRLTEYLAQATAEGGGLPETVSGAAQIAQELLAADSVLFMVGLAENSAYASLHIPSSSLLRKSAIRQLTDILQRKGKEVRTVTC
- a CDS encoding serine hydrolase → MRSGYRFSLVVLALSLPLLASAQEERRIDEARSRATAAPAGPQQELPAGAPGQGWFVITPDNEGRMAFDPALAYSLQRALDSARTLQSSSVKGVSAAVLVPGQGVWQGVSGISSLNPTIAINPSMMFGIASNSKAFISTTVLSLVDEGKIGLDEPLSTYLPTMNNITMSVTIRQLLNMTSGLFDYLNDGSAQGQAVSADPTRYWSPEEIIANFVGPRKALPGGPYSYCNTNYILLGMVIKAVTGNSVASQIRQRILTPLALDDTYLEVDESHTEPIAHPWSSGADFMSVPVTAHFSTLWTAGGIISTSGDMARWVKGLHEGAVISPSSLTQLTGFIPTTTAPATGFGWYGYGLGIRQGAYYTQPVRGHTGSIMGYISITGYLPRTGASIVVLFNASEATTTSAISALIDAYLRGATVGGAQPGVCYMLGGTSDSSRVYLADTAAATLALRGPAHYGSLIGARVHPKTGMIWGVASALGWELVQIDGETGQAFPRKRITFPAGAPSDFKGLEFSPDGALYLAAADGRIYAINTTTGAASLALTTKIAISGLAFEPLTGALWASPRISPTLRDRIYRIDLVTGDTIGVGNTGFNQPIVDLAFDGAGSLFGLVGNPSSALKYRLARLDKETAVGREIGSLGLAGIMSLAFSPATPTAVQGQSSSTTPSELLLEQNYPNPFNPSTKIAFTIPGPHVAHVKLAVFDMLGKEVALLADEQLTPGTYSRLFDATGLASGVYVYRLQVTGSGSAGASLTKTQKALLLR
- a CDS encoding DUF1569 domain-containing protein, which translates into the protein METRFDTLFDPPAVDGIRVRLERLRPDAHAQWGKMNVAQALAHMAATMEMSLGDHTPPRVLIGRLLGRFIKPRALAAPMRQGNPTSPDLRIADERNFESERKRLRGLIDRFAAGGPQAVTKAPHPFFGPMTTDEWALQMWKHLDHHLRQFGG
- a CDS encoding DUF3224 domain-containing protein; the protein is MSQTVKGTFEVALAPQSLVFAQELPGLGRMSIDKQFHGDLEATSKGEMLSAMSSVKGSAGYVAMERVSGALQGKKGSFVLQHSATMNRGAQAMAITVVPDSGTDELTGLTGGLIIDIVEKKHYYTFTFDING